A window of the Macrobrachium rosenbergii isolate ZJJX-2024 chromosome 13, ASM4041242v1, whole genome shotgun sequence genome harbors these coding sequences:
- the LOC136844564 gene encoding protein PIF-like — MCGRNDDDDDDDDDAADDGCPVLPRPPPPSPQTRRFHGNKKLLVKINLLHQVILVEIVVKNVEHDDNGDLYKEHDDNGDLYKGHDGNGDLYKEHDDNGDLYKEHDDNGDLYKEHDDNGDLYKEHDDNGDLYKGHDGNGDLYKGHDDHGDLYKEHDDNGDLYKEHDDNGDLYKEHDDNGDLYKEHDDNGDLYKEHDDNGDLYKGHDDNGDLYKEHDDNGDLYKEHDDNGDLYKGHDDNGDLYKEHDDNGDLYKEHDGNGDLYKEHDDNGDLYKEHDDNGDLYKEHDDNGDLYKGHDDNGDLYKEHDDNGDLYKEHDDNGDLYKGHDDNGDLYKEHDDNGDSTRSMMKSSKCDTDCKAQQLRQLSLT; from the exons ATGTGTgggagaaatgatgatgatgatgatgatgatgatgatgctgcagACGATGGATGCCCcgtcctcccccgcccccctcctccctccccacaaACACGCCGTTTCCATGGCAACAA aaaattgTTAGTAAAAATTAATCTCCTCCATCAAGTTATTTTGGTAGAAATTGTTGTTAAAAATGTG GAGCATGATGACAACGGCGATCTCTACAAGGAGCATGATGACAACGGCGATCTCTACAAGGGGCATGATGGCAACGGCGATCTCTACAAGGAGCATGATGACAACGGCGATCTCTACAAGGAGCATGATGACAACGGCGATCTCTACAAGGAGCATGATGACAACGGCGATCTCTACAAGGAGCATGATGACAACGGCGATCTCTACAAGGGGCATGATGGCAATGGCGATCTCTACAAGGGGCATGATGACCACGGTGATCTCTACAAGGAGCATGATGACAATGGCGATCTCTACAAGGAGCATGATGACAATGGCGATCTCTACAAGGAGCATGATGACAACGGCGATCTCTACAAGGAGCATGATGACAACGGCGATCTCTACAAGGAGCATGATGACAACGGCGATCTCTACAAGGGGCATGATGACAACGGCGATCTCTACAAGGAGCATGATGACAACGGCGATCTCTACAAGGAGCATGATGACAACGGCGATCTCTACAAGGGGCATGATGACAACGGCGATCTCTACAAGGAGCATGATGACAATGGCGATCTCTACAAGGAGCATGATGGCAATGGCGATCTCTACAAGGAGCATGATGACAACGGCGATCTCTACAAGGAGCATGATGACAACGGCGATCTCTACAAGGAGCATGATGACAACGGCGATCTCTACAAGGGGCATGATGACAACGGCGATCTCTACAAGGAGCATGATGACAACGGCGATCTCTACAAGGAGCATGATGACAACGGCGATCTCTACAAGGGGCATGATGACAACGGCGATCTCTACAAGGAGCATGATGACAATGGCGACTCTACAAGGAGCATGATGAAAAGTTCAAAATGTGACACCGATTGTAAAGCACAGCAGCTCAGACAACTCTCCTTAACCTAA